The DNA sequence caaatATAGTTTAACCTGTGGATGCAGACTCAATGGGTACAAAAGGCTAAATGTATAGAAATTCCATTTTTCTGCTTaaaatgaggcttttctgtgtttTTCTTCATTGATAACTTTTGCTCTTTGGTTGCCTGTCCACACACTTTCATTCAAACACATAacccagtttttatctgtgaaatgttggaaagtgTGACGTAGTGGTTTGCATGTTGGACTATGATTATGGAGAAAAGggaagttgaaaatgacttagAAGTACACAATGatgataaaaaaacaacaacaacaacaacatgtaaaAATTGCAGTGCACTGGAGTATCAGGATTAAGAAACACAGTGCCTATCTCAGGCCataatctaaatacagtagagtctcacttatccaagcctcgcttatccaagcctctggattatccaagccatttttgtagtcaatgttttatttatttattttattacatcacttctaccccgcccttctcacccatcaggggactcagggcgaggtagaatatataaatatatcatgatatttttgtgttaaattcgtaaatacagtaattacagcataacattactacgtattgaactactttttctgtcaaatttgttgtataacatgatgttttggtgcttaatttgtaaaatcataacctaatttgatgtttaataggcttttccttaatgcctccttattatccaagatattcgcttatccaagcttctgcctgcccgtttagcttggataagtgagactctactgtactggtgtaAAAATCTCCCCCTGACTCCTGGGTTTCGACGTCATGCAGAAATAATGGCCAGCAAAAAAAAGTCGAGTCTTGCTGAGATTCTTATAAATGTCATTGTAAGACAGGAAGCTAAAGCATTTactggttgttgtttttaataaataaataaataaaagtcacaCACATTTTCTCTGCTACATTTTTATTATCCATAGATTTATAATCATTGCTTTTTGAATTTACAGTTCACTTTTGATATTGCCTATCAGAATGAGTTATATCTTTAAAGCATAAAACAGCTTGGCTTAAACAAAGAGATTATAAATACACCTTCAGTTTGCCATAAATCTAGactatattataaaaataaaatatcacgAAAATATTAACTTTTAGGTATTATGTAGCACACAATATAAAAAGTTGGGATATATTGCCCCTTGGTCTTATACTAGTAACACCATCATGTCTGCAGTCTGGGCCAAACATTTATCTACTGGATCAAATTGGATGTGATACTAGCTGGTGAATGCAATTAACATGTTGACTTTCCAGAGTAAATAGCAGCTATGAGGTGGGTAGGAGCATAGGCTCAGGACCACAATGCATGGGAAGAGGCTTAGACCTTTCCCATACACCCCAATGAAAATCTCCTCCCACCTtcaacaaaggctggatctacactgccaaataatgctgtttaactgcattatgtggccagCGTCgacccacataatgcagttcagtgcagtttaaGCTGTATTATCTCGGTCTacacactgactatataatgcaattaagactacattatttggcagtatagatccagccaaagaGTCCATTGGAAAAcacaggaaaacaaaaaaaaatctcttactATGGATACTAAAGTGCTTGACTTGGCTTTTGTGTGTCTTCTCTATACAGATATTGCATGAAATGGGAGTACTCAAAAGCTATTACAATTGGGGACATTGGATTCCACAGACTGGTGCTTCCAGGGCTAGCACTGCAGTCTTTGCTGTTTTCCTTAGTTTTTTGGAATAGCAGTTCCCAGACTATCTTAGCATAGTGGGAGTTAATATCTAAGGAAATAACTTCTTCTCTGGTTCCCCAAGGATCTTCCAAGTAGTTCAGAGCTGCATTCATGGatctctcagaagaaggcaatggcccGCCACCTCTAGCTATTCCTTAAGAACATCCTatgaaattgtgttgtcgaaggctttcatggccaggatcacagggttgttgtatgtcttccgggctgtgtgcccatgttccagaagtattctctcctgaagtttcgcccacatctatggcaggcatcctcagaggttgtgaggcatggataaactaggcaaggaaggtaaatatatttaccttccttgcctagtttacaaggaaggtaaatatataaattatatatttaccttccttgcctagtttacaaggaaggtaaatacagtagagtctcacttatccaacactcgcttatccaacgttctggattatccaatgcatttttgtggtcaatgttttcaatatatcgtgatattttggtgctaaattcgtaaattcagtaattactacatagcattactgcgtattgaactacgttttctgtcaaatttgtggtataacatgatgttttggtgcttaatttgtaaaatcataacctaacttgatgtttaataggcttttccttaatctctccttattatccaacatattcgcttatccaatgttcttccggcccgtttacgttggataagtgagactctactgtatctatctatctatctatctatctatctatctatctatctatctatctatctcttagaGCAACTCACAGAGCTACGTTTTCAGGGTGTTTCACTCGGCACCATTCAATTGTAAGAAgccatcccacagatatataaaccccacttgactagtttccaacagacgccacaacctctgaggatgcctaccatagatgtggccgaaacatcaggagagaatacttctggaacatggccacacagcccggaagacatacaacaaccccatcctatgaaattcatcagGCCATCATAAATCAATagatcacttgaaggcacacatacaccACTACCACCATTTGTGGAATATGATTGGCTAAGTGTGAATGAGTAACCCCAGCTTACAGAGCTTCATAGAATTTGCACTCAGAGTCATCCACTCTAAGCCACTCTGCTACTACATGTCAACTTGGCAGGATTGGACCAAGTGACACAGTTTGGATGGATGGCTTCCTTTGGGGTATGAGGGTGCTCAGCGGGAAATGTAATCCACTTTTTCCCCTTATACCAAGTTGGATTGTAGAAGCTGCTATTTTATGCTGCTACAGCTACTGCTGCTACATTTTCTTTATCTGGAACTTCTGATGGAGACAAATTCATGAAGATGACctcataaataaaaatgaatataatattTCTAGATTCAGCCTCTCCATCCAAACCCTCCACGCACTTATTGTCTGTGGTCCATTTTATAGCTGAACACCTGGGTAGATATCTTATTCACTTTGCATAGATATACATGCTGTGGTTAAATATTTCAAAGCTGAAGAATAACATGGCATTCAGCTACCCTAACAGCTAACACCAGAGGATTAATTAGAGTCTCAAGGATTAGTCACTCCCTGAAATGCATGTTtgttcacacacacaaaacatcatAGTGTTATTATAAAACATGGCACGTTCATAGAAAGGTATACTGATAGATGTGCAGGAATCAACCACGCCACATCATTTGACAGCACACAGAGATAAGTTGTATCTGAGTTACACATATTCATTACATGCATTAATTCAACCAGATGCTAATAGATTATATTTGGCACAGAGGATCTGGTTTCAAATGTACTttaatgtcagaaccctgctactagagcctggatgtggctctgagtttcagggtcactgacattgataagacacctgcgtcccaggactcggaggagaaacggctgatggacttggcggggaatttgcgcggggttttactgagcgggaagagactgttcaaatgagggggagggtatataaaggagggttggccggagcctcccattcttggcttttctgatgttcatgtttcctacagtaaaagttcctggtgataccacagagagtctcgtgtgttcattcaggagcggctgtggtgagctgacactaagccaagaatacggacaccatcccgctgtagcggtgaggtgtaacatgcaagtggaggatgaagagctcttgggcgccggaggaggaaggtcggaaagggccactcccgagacggacgctgagttccaccagctggcggccctggcgtcatccaccgcttatgcccagccaaatggggtaacccagaggcgcggagtggtgcggggagatagcaccggaggagaggaaggttcaccttccccaggcccgcaaaagatggtgtttctggaggagaggatgtcggcgatggagaccaccctggcagtgatgtcgagggcgatggagcgcctggcggttttggcggagccggagcgaggaagggaactccgggctagctcaatgtgggacgtgagcatgggaagcagccagggatttgcagacctcccagcaccgaagggaagggaaatgcgaaaggagcccggtgcccggcccaagatccaaacgagcctgacgcgggtggaggagagtgacgacgaaggggaaaagcctccgagaatcccggctacgctcccaactgagaccctggtgcccctggcgaatgccgggcgtggcacaggacaaagggaagcagcagcggggcccactggcccgcaagggggcttgcgacgggcggagaattggggattgccaccacagggacccctaccgagacgagaggaactaagggtcgagtttgggggagagtcctctgaactggattttttcctgaccacggtgaggggctatatggaggacaatgcccacacttttagaacggaatccagccgggtacgggccattggtgcagtgttgaagaggggagcggccagctggtacgttcaactacacgcgcggcgcgacccatgtctggggtcactccgacgctttatgggggccctggagac is a window from the Anolis carolinensis isolate JA03-04 chromosome 3, rAnoCar3.1.pri, whole genome shotgun sequence genome containing:
- the LOC134297658 gene encoding uncharacterized protein LOC134297658; this translates as MFMFPTVKVPGDTTESLVCSFRSGCGELTLSQEYGHHPAVAVRCNMQVEDEELLGAGGGRSERATPETDAEFHQLAALASSTAYAQPNGVTQRRGVVRGDSTGGEEGSPSPGPQKMVFLEERMSAMETTLAVMSRAMERLAVLAEPERGRELRASSMWDVSMGSSQGFADLPAPKGREMRKEPGARPKIQTSLTRVEESDDEGEKPPRIPATLPTETLVPLANAGRGTGQREAAAGPTGPQGGLRRAENWGLPPQGPLPRREELRVEFGGESSELDFFLTTVRGYMEDNAHTFRTESSRVRAIGAVLKRGAASWYVQLHARRDPCLGSLRRFMGALETRFRDPLEQIRAREELKTVSQGQRSVSEYAEEFQCLAEKVPEWSAVTKIELFKEGLRREILSWAVHRDEPDTLRGWIQLAGRIETSLAQARRHRGGLQQRPQMKEGSRKEGSTPAGRRTEPTGNVSTSRRGCFVCGRLGHRAAECWQRKGEGGGLPKPRAVAGKRAEEEPPMRHHSGGLDEGEEDAMSEPCY